In Deltaproteobacteria bacterium, the genomic stretch CGACCGGCACGCTCATCGCACCGACGCCGCCAGGGTTGCCGCGCAGATCGAGCACCAACGCGGTCATGCCCTGGCTGCGCAGCTCGTTCATGCCGGTCTCGACGCGCTTGACCATCGGCAGCATCCACACGTTGAACGCGAGGTAGCCGACGGTGGTGCCCGGCACCATGCGGTGCTCGACGCGGGTCGGGATGTTCTCGAGGTTGCCGAGCGTCACGCGCTCGCCCTCGGGATCGGTGCAGGTCAGCACGCGCACGAGCTTGCGCTCGCTGCCGGGCTCCGCGACCTCGAGCTTCTTGGTCTGTCCCGGGCGCGCGCACGACAGCCGCGCCTCGGCGACGCGCGCGATCTCGAAGGCGAACGCCGACTCGCGCTCGGCGTGTCCGCGCACGCGCGTGATCGCGGCGCCGAAGTCCTGCCCGTCGATGGCCAGCAGCGCGGCCCCGGCCGCGACCGGTCCGAGGTGTCCGGTCGCGTGGCTCTCGACCACCACCAGGCTGTCGTCGACCCAACGCACGCGCAACGGTGGCGTCGCGGTGCCCTCGCGCTGGTCTTCGTCGGCCGCGCCGTCGGGCGGGAACAGCCGGAAGTGACTCTGCCCGAGCTCACCGAGCATCTCGTTGATGATCGCGTACGCGCGCGTGGCATCGTCGACACCGACGAGCCGCTGGGCGTACTGCAGGCGCAGCGCGGGCCAGTCCTTGCAGCCGAGCTTCGGGTCGTAGTGCTTCTCGAGCACCTTGAGCCACACCTGCTGCAACACCTCGACGAACTTGCCCTCCGGCAGCGGTGGCAGCGACGCGGGATCCAGCGTGGAGTAGTCGGTGCAGGCGGCCGGGTCGCGCACCGGGGCACCGCTGCGGTCCTTCTCGGCCGCGTGCGGATCGGCCGGCGCCGCGACGGCCGCCGGGGTCGACACCGGGCTCGACTCGCCGCACGCGGGCGCAGCGATCGCTGCACACCACCACCATCGAAGGTGCCCTCGACGACGCGCGATCATTCGTAGGTGACGCGCTCGAGCGCCGACAGATCCAACACGACGATCTCCTGGCGGCTCAGGTTCAGGATGCCGTTGCGCTGCATCCGGTTGAGCGCGCGCGAGATCTCCTCGCGGACGGTGCCCAGGCGCGCCGCGACGGTGTTCATGTCGAGCTGGCGCGGGATCACGGTCTGCTTGCCGGGCTCGGCCCCGTTGCGCACCGCGAGCGTGAAGAGGAACGAGGCCAGCCGACGCTCGACCGAACGCAGCGACAGGTCGAGCACGAGATCGATGAGGCGGTTGGCGCGGAAGGCCATGTGGCGCATCAGCGCGAACGCGAGCGCCTCGGATCGGGCGGTGAGCTTGACGACCGCGTCGGTCTCGAAGCGATACACCTCGGAGTCGGCCATCGCGAAGGCACTCGCGGCGCACTGCACGTCGCGGGGCAGAAAGCCCTCGCCGATCATCTTGCCGGGCTCCGCGAGGTAGAGGATCTGCTCGCGACCCTCGCTCGAGATCAGGCTCAGCTTGAACTCGCCCGACTTGACCAGGAACAAGCCCGGGCCGGGCTCACCGCGGCGGAACAACGAGCGCTTGCGCTTGACGTCGAGCAGCTCCGCGATCTGGTTCAGTTGTCCGAGCACGTCGTCGGGCACGCGGTCCCAACCTGCCCAACGCTTGAGCATCTTCGAGACCAGCTCGGCATCCGCGGCGTCGACAGCCATGCGCGGAGTGTAACCCCATGCGCACGCGCACGCGACACTTCTCACGCGCGATCGCGGGTCTTTCCTGCCCCTCGCAGGGCCCCGCCGCCACCGGGCGCCGGCGGCCCCGGGCCCTCGAGGCCGGCGCCTGTTGGGGGCACCCGCAACCCTACGCGGGGTCGGGCACGGGCTCGAAGCGCCCACCGCGAAAGCGGCCCCGCTTGGGGCCGAGCGGCTCGGCCTCGTGCGAGAGCTGCCGCAGCCAAGTCCACGCGTAGATGCCAGCGTCGTGACCGTCCGAGAAGCGGATGCCGAGCGCGTACGCGCCCATCTCGTAGAGTCCGACGGCGGCGATGTCCGGCGCCACCTCGAGCTGGCGGACGACGTCGCCGTGGCCCTGGCACTGCGCGCACGGGCACCAGCTGCGAAGGTAGGGGATCGCCAGCTCGCTGTGGCTGCCGTCGTCCCACGTCACCAGCAACGCGTTGCGTCCGATCGAGTGCGCGATGTCGGTCGGTGCGCCCATGGCCTCTCGCCGCACGAGACTACCACGCGCGCTTGAACGCGGAAGAGCCCCGCGCGACGATGCCGCGGTGCAGCGCCTGACCGTCCTCACCCTGGTGTCGTGCCTCGCGATCGCGTGCAGCCGCGAACCGACGCAGGCCGGCGAAGGCGGCGGCGAGGGCGGGGCCTCGACCGGCAACTTCGACGACGAGCTCGAGCAGAGCTGTCGACCGTGGTGCATGCACAACGCCGACTGCAACCCCGGCTCGACCGACCTCGAGACCTGCACCGCGTCGTGCGTCGAGATGAACTCGCACTACGAGGCGCAGGGCCCGGCGTGCCGCGATGCCGTCATCGCGCTGTACGACTGCCTGGCCGACGCCGCGTGCATGGACACCAGCGTGTGCCAGGGCGCCAGCAACGCCCGCACCGCGGCGTGTGGCGCGTAGGCCCACGCGCGCGTCAGCTGCCCATCGCCCGCAACACGCCGTCGAGGCGGTGACACAGCTCGACCGGCACCCACAGGCGCCGGCCCTGCGCGTCGCCGCGAAACGCCAGCCCACAGTGCTCGAGCTCGGTGCACGGCGTGGTCGGCTGTGCCGCGTCGCCGACCGCGAGCGCCAGGGTCGGCTGCGACAACACGGCTTCGATCGCACGCTCGTCGAGGCGATCGCGAACCAGCACCGCCAGCAGCTCGAGCGCCGCGGTCGACAGCGTCGCCACCAGGATCCCCAGCAGGTGATCGTCGCGCAGCACTCGCTCGACGTCGGCGGCGAGCAGCATGCGGGCCTCCGGATCGCCGTCGGCGCCCAACCGGCGCGACAGGCCCAAACGACGCGCGATGGCGCCGAGCGTGGCCTCGTCGGCGTCGCCGAGACCCGTCCGCAGCGAGCGTGGGCGCAGCTCGTTGGCCGCGGGGGCTTCGTCCTCGGGCGCGCGATGGGGATGAACGAGCGGTGCCGACAGCTCCGAGGGATCGACGCGGATCGCGAGCTCGAACGAACGCAGGCGCGCGCGCTCGTGGCCGTTGAGACCGGCCACCACCGCACGCACGACCGCGTGCAGCGCCCGCGTGGCCTCGAGCACACCGGCGTCCGGGGCCGCGGCGTCGTCACGCCCGAGATAGCGGGCGGTCACGGCATCGGCATGGGCCAGGCGCGACACCAACTCGCTGGGCCAGCTCGCGAACGCATGCCCGCTCGCCTGCAAGGCACGCAGGAACCGCGCGACGCTTCGCCGCGTCGCACGGACCTCGTCGACCGCCATGGTGGTCGGCGGCAGCTCGGGTTCGGACGCGACGAGCCGCAGATGATGGGTCGACTCGGAGCTCATGCTTGCTCTGCATCGCCGCACGAGCGCGGGTCCTTGAAGCCCGTGGCGCGCAGCCGTAGCCCGATCCCGGCCGCACGGAGCACCGCTTCGGCCGGAAATTTGTTCGGCCGCTGCCTACATGTAGGATAGTGGCATGGACCCCGAGAACCCCCGTTTTCACGGTCAGAAGAGCTTCCGCGTGCAGCCGCTCCCGCGCCCGGGCGGACCCCTCTTCGACCGTCGCAAGCGGCGGTCGAGCTCGACGGCGGTGGCGATCGAGCTCGCACTGACCAGCGCCGCGGCGCGGGCCAAGCTCGACGCGCTGCTGGTCGTCGACGACGACGGCATGCTGGTCGCACGCTCGCGGGGTTCGCTGGATCTCTCGATGCTCGCCGCAGTGACGCCCATCGTGGGCCGCGGGCAGGCCATCCCGCGCATCAAGCGGGACGGTCGCGCGCTCGATCTGAGCGTCGAGACCATCGAGATCGACGGTGAGCGCTTCTATGTCGCGGCGCTCGGCGGCCGCTACCTCGAGCGCAAGCGCGAGCTCGACTCCGGCGCGCTCGCGGCCCGCCGCATCCTCGCGTGAGCAACGGCTACGGAGCCCCGAGCGCCCGGATCGCCGCGGTGACGCCGACGTCCTTCTCGCCCACGACCGGCATGTCTCCGGTCAACGCGACCGCGACGTCGGGTGTCACGCCGCTGCCGTCGACCAGGCGATCGTCGGGCGAGTAGTAGCGCGCGATCGTGAAGGTCGCGACCGAGCCGTCGGGCAGGCCCATCACCTCCTGCACGGTGCCCTTGCCATAGCTGCGCTCACCGACGACGCGCGCACGCCCGCGATCTTGCAGCGCGGCCGCCAACAGCTCCGATGCCGACGCGCTGTGGCGGTCCTGCAGCACGACGATCGGCGTGGCGAGATCGGTGCCAGGGGCGTGTGCGGACTCCTCGCGCAGGATTCGCCCGCCACGTCCGCGGGTCCGCATCAACACCCCGTCGGCGACGAAGGTATCGGCGATGACCAGCGCCTCACCGACCTCGCCGCCGGGGTTGCCGCGCAGGTCGATCACGATGCCGGCGAGGTCCTTGCCGAGCGCGTGGCGTCGGGCCTCGATCGCGCGCTTGAACGCGTCGCCGCTCTCGGCCCCGAAGCGCCGCAGGACCACGTGCACGTAGCTGCGCCCAGCCTCGTCGCGCACGACCGCGGTCTCGAGCATCTTCGTGCTGGGGCGCGCCAGCACCAACTCGACCGCACGGGGGCCGTTGCCGTCGACGGGCTGGACCAACAACGCGACCTCGTCGCCGATCGCACCGACCAGCAGGAGCTCGGCCTCGCGCTGCGACGCGAGCGCGTCGACGGACTTGCCGGCGATCTCGACCACCGCATCGCCCGGGCGTAGGCCCTCGCGCGCCGCCGGGGAGTCGGGCGCCACCGCCAGCACCTCGAGGCGACGCGCTCGCGAAGCAGCTTCGGTGCGCATCGCGACTGCAAGCCCGGTCTCACCCGAGTGCTTGTGGCGGCGCAGCGCCTTGCGATCGGCGGCGCTCAGGAAGTGACTGTGGGGATCGAGCTCGCCCAACATCGCCGAAAGCCCCGCGGACAACAACGCGGCCTCGTCGACCGGCTCGTAGTAGCGGGAGAACACCGCCTCCACCGCCTGGTCGAAGCCCGCACGATCCAGCCGCGGCGCCGATGCAGCCCGCAGACCGGGCTCCAGCGCCGCAGTTGCGACCAGGGTGCACACCACACCGAGCG encodes the following:
- a CDS encoding Crp/Fnr family transcriptional regulator gives rise to the protein MAVDAADAELVSKMLKRWAGWDRVPDDVLGQLNQIAELLDVKRKRSLFRRGEPGPGLFLVKSGEFKLSLISSEGREQILYLAEPGKMIGEGFLPRDVQCAASAFAMADSEVYRFETDAVVKLTARSEALAFALMRHMAFRANRLIDLVLDLSLRSVERRLASFLFTLAVRNGAEPGKQTVIPRQLDMNTVAARLGTVREEISRALNRMQRNGILNLSRQEIVVLDLSALERVTYE
- a CDS encoding DUF971 domain-containing protein, with product MGAPTDIAHSIGRNALLVTWDDGSHSELAIPYLRSWCPCAQCQGHGDVVRQLEVAPDIAAVGLYEMGAYALGIRFSDGHDAGIYAWTWLRQLSHEAEPLGPKRGRFRGGRFEPVPDPA
- a CDS encoding PDZ domain-containing protein, giving the protein MKRRIGAVGFALGVVCTLVATAALEPGLRAASAPRLDRAGFDQAVEAVFSRYYEPVDEAALLSAGLSAMLGELDPHSHFLSAADRKALRRHKHSGETGLAVAMRTEAASRARRLEVLAVAPDSPAAREGLRPGDAVVEIAGKSVDALASQREAELLLVGAIGDEVALLVQPVDGNGPRAVELVLARPSTKMLETAVVRDEAGRSYVHVVLRRFGAESGDAFKRAIEARRHALGKDLAGIVIDLRGNPGGEVGEALVIADTFVADGVLMRTRGRGGRILREESAHAPGTDLATPIVVLQDRHSASASELLAAALQDRGRARVVGERSYGKGTVQEVMGLPDGSVATFTIARYYSPDDRLVDGSGVTPDVAVALTGDMPVVGEKDVGVTAAIRALGAP